A window from Bacteroidota bacterium encodes these proteins:
- a CDS encoding NYN domain-containing protein, whose amino-acid sequence MDNSKDPRLAVLIDADNVPHRLITGILEEIAKYGVPTFKRIYADWTKPHVTGWKAVLLDHAITPVQQYSYTTGKNSSDSALIIDAMDILYTGRVDGFCVVSSDSDFTRLATRLREAGMKVFGMGEQKTPSAFRAACDKFIYIEILEQTEAVTTKQIKLADLRKKEKVISKADKSLVSLVTTSINDIADENGWAFLGELGNMLLKKRPDFDPRNYGFEKLLQLIRSLGQFEIDERESGRKNVKLVYIRSKVVER is encoded by the coding sequence ATGGATAATTCAAAAGACCCCCGGCTTGCTGTTTTAATCGATGCTGATAATGTGCCACATCGTCTCATAACTGGTATACTGGAAGAAATAGCCAAGTATGGCGTACCTACTTTTAAACGTATTTATGCTGATTGGACAAAACCACATGTAACAGGATGGAAAGCTGTGTTGCTTGATCATGCTATTACTCCCGTGCAGCAATACAGTTATACAACCGGAAAAAATTCTTCCGACTCTGCACTTATCATTGATGCCATGGATATTTTATATACCGGCCGTGTGGATGGTTTTTGTGTAGTAAGCAGTGATAGTGATTTTACAAGACTCGCAACAAGATTGCGTGAAGCAGGTATGAAAGTATTTGGAATGGGAGAACAGAAAACTCCATCTGCTTTCCGTGCCGCATGTGATAAATTTATTTATATAGAAATTCTTGAGCAGACTGAAGCAGTAACAACCAAGCAAATAAAATTAGCTGATCTGCGAAAAAAAGAGAAAGTGATAAGCAAAGCGGACAAAAGTCTGGTCAGTTTGGTTACAACAAGCATCAATGATATTGCTGATGAAAACGGTTGGGCTTTTCTTGGCGAACTTGGAAATATGTTATTAAAGAAACGTCCCGATTTTGACCCACGTAATTATGGATTTGAAAAATTATTGCAACTGATCCGCAGTCTCGGTCAGTTTGAAATTGATGAACGGGAGTCAGGCAGAAAAAATGTAAAACTGGTTTATATACGCAGTAAGGTCGTTGAACGCTGA
- a CDS encoding aminotransferase class I/II-fold pyridoxal phosphate-dependent enzyme — protein MGCVSIENPVRRTDERMVPLEEIKKISEYCKANKIGLHLDGARLYMASAWSGVSIKEYASYFDTVYISLYKYLGASGGAILCGDKNVIDKMPHLIKIHGGNQFGNWLNAAMAVHRLEGMEDRLQQAITRFKEIMNSINQLPGFKISALDGGTNIYAMQLPASIVINKFGETMGQKYFIRLSPPDSKGNWKITVNETLLYRDTSFIVNAFKESVKLASS, from the coding sequence ATTGGCTGTGTGTCTATTGAAAACCCTGTGCGTAGAACAGATGAAAGAATGGTGCCATTGGAAGAAATAAAAAAGATCAGCGAGTATTGTAAGGCTAATAAGATAGGCTTGCACCTCGATGGTGCCCGTTTGTATATGGCATCAGCATGGTCGGGTGTTTCAATAAAAGAATATGCATCTTATTTTGATACGGTTTATATATCGTTGTATAAATATTTGGGCGCAAGTGGCGGTGCTATTTTATGCGGCGATAAAAATGTGATTGATAAAATGCCGCATCTTATAAAAATTCATGGAGGCAACCAGTTTGGCAATTGGCTGAATGCAGCAATGGCAGTTCATCGGCTGGAAGGAATGGAAGACCGGCTTCAGCAGGCAATAACCCGGTTCAAAGAAATAATGAACTCAATTAATCAATTACCGGGTTTTAAAATTTCAGCTCTTGATGGGGGCACAAATATTTATGCAATGCAATTGCCTGCAAGTATTGTAATAAATAAATTCGGAGAGACGATGGGACAAAAATATTTTATTCGTCTTTCACCTCCGGATAGTAAGGGTAATTGGAAAATAACTGTAAACGAAACGTTGCTTTATCGTGATACATCATTTATCGTTAATGCGTTTAAAGAATCCGTGAAACTAGCTTCTTCATAA
- a CDS encoding fasciclin domain-containing protein, whose translation MSNLTQVVNVDKNLKALKRSVHASDLDQLLSSAGPFTFFAPSDIAFEKLEKGLLEKLLEPQNRGLLADMLSNHIVNGKISYRDMKDGDKLTSVNGRELNVLVTNGTVSVSDIPVQPRDGKIMNGVMHMMDSVIL comes from the coding sequence ATGTCAAATCTTACGCAGGTGGTGAATGTGGACAAGAACCTGAAAGCACTTAAAAGAAGTGTGCATGCATCCGACCTGGATCAACTACTGAGCAGTGCTGGCCCTTTTACTTTTTTTGCTCCATCCGATATTGCTTTTGAAAAACTGGAGAAAGGGTTGCTGGAAAAATTACTGGAACCTCAAAACCGCGGCCTTCTTGCCGACATGTTGAGCAATCATATTGTAAATGGAAAAATCAGTTACCGGGATATGAAAGACGGTGATAAACTCACTTCTGTAAACGGTCGTGAATTAAATGTACTTGTAACAAATGGCACTGTAAGTGTTAGCGATATTCCTGTGCAACCCCGCGATGGAAAAATCATGAATGGTGTGATGCATATGATGGATTCTGTGATATTGTAA
- a CDS encoding toll/interleukin-1 receptor domain-containing protein, with translation MSFILKYRVLVITLFFALLGFSISLLLKLGELKWYHIAGTPLLALVIALVSNFLTDTAWNKRLREKSILVSLGLGLLFLVSLFFHQRIYNNGTFRYEDINGTRRTYIKGYQYTPIAEKFRADNPEISSDAQLLYDGFGGIEGKNYVWTQASIKEVTFQLIISYASVILFLSALLSWVLGVAYEKRFSDPKTVMQELLNERDQSNYEKYLLSYTLKKNDEKYKSIKYHVFLSYASNQREFAESVYYSLTNNGYMVFYDRNNLPVGMEYNNAIHAAIGHSDIFIFMISPDAVAEGHYTLTELKFAGEKWPAASGVLLPVMTIQTGYNLIPAYAKSVTVLTPQGNLVAEVTAEIEKMYNNHNHT, from the coding sequence ATGTCTTTTATTCTTAAATACCGTGTTTTAGTAATTACATTGTTTTTTGCGTTACTTGGATTTTCGATTTCATTACTATTAAAACTAGGTGAACTGAAATGGTACCATATTGCAGGTACACCATTACTTGCATTGGTTATTGCATTGGTAAGCAACTTTCTTACAGATACGGCCTGGAATAAAAGACTCAGGGAAAAATCAATCTTGGTAAGCCTTGGGCTTGGTTTATTGTTCCTTGTGTCATTGTTTTTTCATCAGCGTATTTACAACAATGGCACTTTTCGGTATGAAGATATAAACGGAACCCGCCGAACATACATCAAGGGATATCAATATACACCGATAGCTGAAAAATTTAGGGCTGACAATCCCGAGATCAGTTCTGATGCACAATTACTATATGATGGTTTTGGGGGAATAGAAGGTAAAAATTATGTATGGACGCAAGCCTCTATTAAAGAGGTGACGTTTCAACTCATCATCAGCTATGCCAGCGTTATTCTTTTTTTATCAGCCTTGTTGAGTTGGGTTCTTGGTGTGGCATATGAAAAAAGGTTTTCAGATCCAAAAACAGTAATGCAGGAATTGCTTAATGAAAGAGATCAGTCTAATTATGAAAAATATCTATTGTCTTATACCTTGAAAAAAAATGATGAAAAGTATAAAAGCATTAAGTATCACGTATTTCTTTCGTATGCTTCTAATCAACGGGAGTTTGCGGAGTCGGTTTATTACTCATTAACCAATAATGGATATATGGTCTTTTATGACCGGAACAACCTGCCGGTCGGAATGGAATATAATAATGCAATACATGCAGCAATCGGACACAGCGATATTTTTATTTTTATGATCAGCCCCGACGCAGTTGCCGAAGGCCACTATACATTAACAGAGCTGAAATTTGCGGGAGAAAAATGGCCCGCTGCCAGCGGAGTCCTTTTACCGGTAATGACTATACAAACCGGTTATAACCTGATACCAGCGTATGCAAAATCAGTAACTGTTTTAACACCCCAGGGTAACCTGGTTGCGGAGGTAACGGCGGAAATTGAAAAAATGTATAATAATCATAATCACACATAA
- a CDS encoding DUF1080 domain-containing protein: MKRFLFSVASFLFFISVISANKNYSDTSTILGKWDITMKIGERSFPSWLEVHRSGTKMLVGEFVGSGGSARPVSRIYFSDGKLSFSIPQQWDLQDSDLKFEATLQGDSLVGTITLPDGRKNNCTAVKAPSLKRTGNPVWGKSTKLFNGTDLKGWHSSGKNNQWITENAILKSPKAGSNLITDAEFIDFKLHVEFRFSSEGNSGVYLRGRYEVQIADFEKESSEKVQLGSIYGFIAPSEIITKPGEWNSYDITLVGRMVTVVLNGKTIICNREIPGITGGALNSREAAPGPIMLQGDHNPIEFRNIVMTPVK, from the coding sequence ATGAAAAGATTCCTGTTTAGCGTTGCTTCATTTCTTTTTTTCATTTCAGTGATCAGCGCAAATAAAAATTATTCTGACACCTCAACTATTCTTGGCAAATGGGATATTACTATGAAGATCGGAGAAAGGAGTTTTCCGTCGTGGCTGGAAGTGCATCGTTCTGGTACAAAAATGCTGGTAGGTGAATTTGTTGGCAGCGGAGGCAGTGCAAGACCCGTCTCCCGTATTTATTTCAGCGATGGTAAACTGAGTTTTTCAATTCCTCAGCAATGGGATTTGCAGGATAGCGACCTGAAATTTGAAGCTACATTACAAGGCGATAGCCTGGTCGGTACTATCACATTACCTGATGGCAGAAAAAATAATTGTACTGCTGTAAAAGCCCCTTCTTTAAAAAGGACAGGTAATCCTGTTTGGGGGAAGTCTACTAAACTTTTTAATGGCACGGATTTAAAAGGATGGCATTCTTCAGGTAAGAATAATCAATGGATAACTGAGAATGCTATATTAAAAAGCCCCAAGGCCGGTTCAAATCTTATTACCGATGCTGAGTTCATCGATTTTAAACTGCATGTTGAATTTCGTTTCTCTTCTGAAGGCAATAGTGGAGTGTATCTGCGTGGCCGGTATGAAGTACAGATAGCCGATTTTGAAAAAGAATCTTCAGAGAAAGTTCAGCTTGGGAGCATCTATGGTTTTATTGCTCCAAGTGAAATTATTACCAAACCCGGTGAATGGAATTCATATGACATCACGCTGGTTGGAAGAATGGTGACAGTAGTGTTGAATGGAAAAACAATTATCTGCAACCGTGAAATACCCGGAATAACCGGCGGTGCGTTAAACAGCAGAGAAGCAGCGCCTGGACCAATAATGCTGCAAGGTGATCACAATCCAATTGAGTTCAGAAATATTGTTATGACGCCGGTGAAATAG
- a CDS encoding carboxypeptidase regulatory-like domain-containing protein: protein MRTIFTTNGYRIVCYLLLTPVPFFCLSQQTYDDVSRSSSSYSGTVFEKATQKPIVGARITITNTENDTKVATVSSGRDGIYYFSMQTFSNIKVQVTMSDFKKGERSFTKNDLKEYGKRLPTIYLDTAFKIDFTPAAPVRQSKEDFVVNKLESVNLLPLPAAYDLLFYLNPGLRGKDSLMSNDKVILPKMPRISNDVKRQNKDVFLSDRTKDKNTQNQLHDSIDKLIRILSDDISKYKIKYDGVDAGGLRQLREYMQMDLQDYKSHISKTSKLKAEEIIQLINSIAVAQETMLALRRIGSKEYEQLKALWEDLSYLLLSSRYMLFSKLENTESPETTTRLINNMKQNSGPANYEEGISFVMPIISEAAGKNAGPDFDQDEVGVFGFLIWSETMISKNKPDLADPSKRYLVRYFPPALKGNTKTYKLCSGPANVAIGNLTRARYGIEIYDTWDKKYVEPLYDTFETSEAFTNPAYSNFLISDFKDIKYILIKLK from the coding sequence ATGAGAACAATTTTTACTACTAATGGTTATCGGATAGTCTGTTATTTATTACTTACACCAGTTCCTTTTTTTTGTCTTTCACAACAGACTTATGATGATGTTAGCAGAAGTTCATCGTCTTATTCCGGAACTGTGTTTGAAAAAGCAACACAAAAACCAATAGTGGGTGCAAGGATCACCATAACCAATACTGAAAATGATACTAAAGTAGCTACTGTCTCATCCGGTAGGGATGGCATTTATTATTTCAGCATGCAGACTTTTTCAAATATCAAAGTGCAGGTAACAATGTCGGATTTTAAGAAAGGAGAAAGAAGTTTTACAAAAAACGATTTAAAAGAATATGGAAAGAGGCTACCGACAATTTATCTTGATACTGCCTTCAAAATTGACTTCACACCTGCTGCCCCGGTTAGGCAATCAAAAGAGGATTTTGTTGTAAATAAACTGGAATCTGTTAACCTGCTACCCTTGCCTGCAGCGTATGATTTGCTATTTTATTTAAATCCTGGTTTGCGTGGAAAAGATTCTTTAATGAGCAACGATAAAGTCATACTACCTAAAATGCCCCGTATAAGTAATGACGTAAAACGACAGAATAAAGATGTCTTTCTGTCGGACAGGACAAAGGATAAGAATACCCAGAATCAGTTGCATGATTCGATAGACAAACTTATTCGGATATTAAGTGACGATATTTCAAAATATAAAATAAAATACGATGGGGTAGATGCGGGAGGACTGCGGCAGTTACGGGAATATATGCAGATGGATTTACAAGATTACAAATCACACATAAGCAAAACATCGAAACTTAAAGCTGAAGAAATTATACAGTTAATTAATAGCATTGCTGTAGCGCAGGAGACGATGCTTGCATTGAGGCGTATAGGAAGCAAAGAATACGAACAGCTTAAAGCTTTATGGGAGGATCTTTCATACCTCTTATTAAGCAGCAGGTATATGCTTTTTAGCAAATTAGAAAATACCGAGAGCCCTGAAACAACCACCAGGTTGATCAATAATATGAAACAAAACTCTGGTCCGGCCAATTATGAAGAAGGAATTAGTTTTGTTATGCCAATTATCTCAGAAGCTGCCGGGAAAAATGCCGGCCCTGATTTTGATCAGGATGAAGTAGGTGTTTTTGGTTTTTTGATCTGGAGTGAAACGATGATCTCAAAAAACAAACCTGACCTTGCAGATCCATCCAAACGATATTTAGTACGTTATTTCCCTCCTGCATTGAAAGGCAATACAAAAACTTATAAATTATGTAGTGGTCCGGCAAATGTGGCAATTGGTAATCTTACAAGAGCTCGTTATGGTATAGAAATATATGATACATGGGACAAAAAGTATGTAGAACCATTATATGATACATTTGAAACAAGCGAAGCATTTACAAACCCTGCCTATAGTAATTTTTTGATTTCAGATTTTAAAGACATAAAATATATACTGATTAAACTAAAATAG
- a CDS encoding DUF4236 domain-containing protein, with the protein MAWRFRKRIKLIPGVYINFSTSGISTTIGPKGMSFNIGPDGTYLNTGVPGTGLYNRVRITEKQNAHLSPTETKQIADRLKILLEQSHDGSEQIKSQSINQLTSQGFNNLKQTIIIAKKEYDEISSDLINKGNQKTIIDTKNNKLQRSIFKFLYKKRIARLINESEELGAEINELNEQLALSSVELNINNDETFENLFRNVEQAYHLLFSCKKIWDITTTKEIDRIQRRTSANSEVNRIDSKVSLEHSGLIATKRTPLKLHNQNGGDIYFYPGFIIIHEQALDFGILDYSELEIEFTTMKFIETDSVPVDTQILNYTWAKENKDGTPDKRFKDNYQIPVTKYGQVTFISKTGLKERFLFSNQDYSQLFFKSLEEYISAIKTANSLLKQF; encoded by the coding sequence ATGGCTTGGAGATTTAGAAAAAGAATTAAACTTATTCCCGGTGTATATATCAACTTTAGCACAAGTGGGATTAGCACAACTATTGGACCTAAAGGAATGTCTTTTAATATTGGACCTGATGGAACATACCTAAATACTGGAGTTCCAGGAACAGGGCTATATAACCGAGTTCGTATAACGGAAAAACAAAACGCCCATTTAAGTCCGACGGAAACAAAACAAATTGCTGACAGACTTAAAATACTTTTGGAGCAATCTCATGATGGCAGTGAACAAATAAAAAGCCAATCGATAAATCAGCTTACAAGTCAAGGCTTTAATAATCTTAAACAAACAATTATTATCGCCAAAAAAGAATATGACGAAATTTCTAGTGACCTAATTAATAAGGGAAACCAAAAGACAATTATTGACACAAAAAACAATAAGCTACAAAGAAGCATATTTAAATTTCTTTACAAAAAGAGAATTGCCAGACTAATCAATGAATCCGAAGAATTAGGAGCGGAAATCAATGAACTAAATGAACAACTTGCCCTTTCATCAGTAGAATTGAATATCAACAATGATGAAACATTTGAAAATCTTTTTAGAAATGTAGAACAGGCTTATCATTTACTTTTTAGTTGCAAGAAAATTTGGGATATTACTACAACTAAGGAAATAGACAGAATACAAAGAAGAACCTCGGCTAATAGTGAAGTCAATCGTATTGACTCTAAAGTCTCACTAGAACATTCTGGATTAATAGCGACTAAAAGAACACCATTAAAACTACATAATCAAAATGGTGGAGATATTTACTTCTATCCAGGTTTTATAATCATACATGAACAAGCCCTTGACTTTGGAATACTTGATTATTCTGAACTTGAAATTGAGTTTACGACAATGAAATTTATAGAAACCGATTCAGTTCCGGTTGATACACAAATATTAAACTATACCTGGGCCAAAGAAAATAAAGATGGAACTCCTGACAAGAGATTTAAGGACAACTACCAAATTCCTGTAACAAAATATGGGCAGGTTACATTTATTTCAAAGACTGGACTTAAGGAACGTTTCTTATTTAGCAATCAGGATTATTCCCAACTATTTTTTAAGTCATTAGAAGAATATATCTCGGCAATAAAAACGGCAAATTCCTTATTAAAACAATTTTAA
- a CDS encoding Hsp20/alpha crystallin family protein has product MNYNQSCAAKGNYYGNRQGQFIRSMQRAAVNIYKTEISYEMLVFAPGRIKENFHLDVKGNELSVTYTPPEGFPRPEWVLREYSRGGFVRTFTLDESIDMTNIAAKYTDGVLQISLPIIAGKENVKKEIVIN; this is encoded by the coding sequence ATGAACTACAATCAGTCATGTGCCGCAAAAGGCAACTATTACGGAAACCGGCAAGGCCAGTTTATCCGATCAATGCAGCGTGCCGCTGTAAACATTTACAAAACTGAAATCAGTTATGAAATGCTGGTGTTTGCACCCGGTCGCATCAAAGAAAACTTTCATCTTGATGTAAAGGGAAATGAGTTGAGTGTTACTTATACTCCACCCGAAGGATTTCCAAGACCCGAATGGGTACTGCGTGAATACAGCCGCGGTGGTTTTGTAAGAACCTTTACGCTGGATGAAAGTATTGACATGACAAATATTGCAGCTAAATACACTGATGGTGTGCTGCAAATAAGTCTGCCGATCATCGCTGGTAAAGAAAATGTGAAGAAAGAAATAGTGATCAACTAA